Proteins encoded together in one Maledivibacter sp. window:
- a CDS encoding nucleotidyltransferase translates to MKVIGLVTEYNPFHNGHKYHLEKSKELSGASHSIAVMSGNFLQRGEPALFDKWERAKIAVNEGIDLVIELPTIFSCNSAEFFAQGSITLLDSLNIVNFICFGSEDGKLENIDLISELLINEPLEYKEILKKYLDLGYTFPLARQNALEEYLGNSLAPTNILNSPNNILGIEYIKALKLLNSSIEPLTIKRIKADYNSKKIEDNICSATAIRSLLQEDYSDLMGVKKVVPFKSFNIIKNIIEEGRGPIFSKDLEQIILYKLRMESPYELSHIHDVVEGLENRLKNGSMRSTSYTELMEYLKTKRYTMTRLQRILIKTILGISKDDVAVLVKGLGPQYIRVLGFNSKGADLLRMIKKQSKLPIITNLKRFNPPNENVKRMLDIDITASDVYSLLYKNGKLAIGGLDYITKPFIAN, encoded by the coding sequence ATGAAAGTCATAGGTTTAGTTACTGAATATAATCCATTCCATAATGGACATAAATACCATTTGGAAAAATCCAAGGAATTATCAGGTGCAAGTCATAGCATAGCTGTTATGAGTGGTAATTTTCTTCAACGGGGAGAACCCGCTTTGTTTGATAAATGGGAAAGGGCAAAGATTGCTGTTAATGAAGGTATCGATTTAGTGATTGAGCTTCCCACTATCTTTTCCTGTAATAGTGCAGAATTCTTCGCCCAAGGCAGTATTACTTTACTGGATTCCCTTAATATCGTTAATTTCATTTGTTTCGGAAGCGAGGATGGGAAATTAGAAAATATTGATTTAATATCAGAGTTATTGATTAATGAACCCCTTGAATATAAGGAAATCTTAAAGAAATATCTTGATTTAGGATATACCTTCCCATTAGCTAGGCAAAATGCCCTAGAAGAATATTTAGGTAATAGTTTGGCTCCCACTAATATATTGAATAGCCCTAATAATATCCTAGGTATAGAATACATAAAGGCATTAAAGCTTTTAAATAGTAGTATTGAGCCCTTAACAATAAAAAGAATTAAGGCCGATTATAATTCTAAGAAGATAGAAGATAACATTTGCAGTGCAACGGCAATTAGAAGCCTACTTCAAGAGGATTATAGTGATTTAATGGGTGTTAAGAAAGTAGTTCCCTTTAAAAGCTTTAATATCATAAAGAATATCATAGAGGAAGGTAGAGGCCCTATATTTTCCAAGGATCTAGAACAAATAATACTTTATAAGCTTAGAATGGAATCACCATATGAATTGAGTCATATCCATGATGTGGTTGAAGGTCTTGAGAACAGATTAAAAAATGGATCAATGAGATCTACCTCCTATACCGAGTTGATGGAGTATTTGAAAACAAAAAGATATACAATGACCAGATTGCAAAGGATTTTAATAAAAACTATTCTAGGTATTTCGAAGGATGATGTAGCTGTTTTAGTAAAAGGACTAGGTCCCCAATATATTAGAGTTTTAGGTTTTAATTCAAAGGGTGCTGATTTATTGAGAATGATAAAAAAACAAAGCAAGCTTCCCATAATAACTAATTTGAAAAGATTTAATCCCCCTAACGAAAATGTTAAAAGAATGCTTGACATTGATATAACCGCTTCAGATGTTTATAGTCTTTTATATAAGAATGGGAAATTAGCTATCGGAGGACTAGATTACATCACAAAACCATTCATTGCTAACTAA
- the plsX gene encoding phosphate acyltransferase PlsX, with translation MKIAIDAMGGDNAPSAIISGSLKALREIKSEIILVGKEEIIKSELEKHTKDFKRIDIVNANEVIINEDKPVQAIRKKKNSSMAVGFDLLRKNEAQSFVSAGNTGALLAGSLLKIGRIKGIDRPALAPIYPTKKGFSLLIDAGANADCKPRNLLEFGIMGSIYLEKVLNIRTPKVGIVNIGTEEGKGNKLVSEAYEVMKNSNLNFYGNLEAREVPDGVVDVIVCDGFVGNVILKLTEGVAMNLTSMLKETFTKNTISKIGAMILKGGLKEFKSKLDYTEYGGAPLLGVKKPVIKAHGSSNDKAIKNAIKYGEIFSSKGVIEKIEEEIKGADNIEE, from the coding sequence ATGAAAATTGCCATAGATGCAATGGGAGGAGACAATGCGCCAAGTGCTATAATCTCAGGAAGTCTAAAAGCCTTAAGGGAAATTAAATCAGAAATTATATTAGTCGGAAAAGAAGAGATAATAAAGAGTGAGTTAGAAAAACATACAAAGGATTTTAAAAGAATTGATATAGTTAATGCAAATGAAGTAATAATTAATGAAGATAAGCCAGTTCAAGCAATTCGTAAAAAGAAAAATTCTTCTATGGCGGTTGGGTTTGATTTATTAAGAAAGAATGAGGCTCAGTCATTTGTGTCGGCAGGGAATACAGGTGCATTATTAGCAGGGAGTCTGTTGAAAATAGGTAGGATAAAGGGGATTGACAGACCAGCTTTAGCTCCTATCTATCCAACTAAAAAGGGTTTTTCTTTATTGATAGATGCAGGAGCCAATGCAGATTGCAAGCCAAGAAATTTACTTGAGTTTGGTATCATGGGATCAATCTATCTGGAAAAGGTATTGAATATTAGAACTCCAAAGGTTGGGATAGTTAATATTGGTACAGAAGAGGGTAAAGGAAATAAATTAGTTTCAGAGGCCTATGAAGTAATGAAGAACTCAAACTTGAATTTCTATGGTAATTTAGAAGCCCGTGAGGTTCCAGATGGAGTAGTGGACGTAATAGTATGCGATGGATTTGTTGGCAACGTGATACTAAAACTTACAGAGGGTGTAGCCATGAACCTTACTTCCATGCTCAAAGAGACTTTTACTAAAAATACTATAAGCAAGATTGGGGCAATGATTCTAAAGGGTGGATTAAAGGAATTTAAATCAAAGCTTGACTATACAGAATATGGTGGAGCCCCATTATTAGGGGTGAAAAAACCAGTGATTAAAGCCCATGGAAGCTCAAATGATAAAGCAATAAAGAATGCGATTAAGTATGGAGAAATCTTTAGTTCGAAGGGTGTAATAGAAAAGATCGAAGAAGAAATTAAAGGAGCTGATAATATTGAAGAATAG
- a CDS encoding DUF177 domain-containing protein — protein sequence MNINISNLICDKTKTIDINFDYELNNSELLQDLGILKASPIKFLGKVYRDDENIFIDAVFSGEAVFRCTRCLEEFKKNISGNIDFEIPLVEKDEEDSYIQGDCLNLSIIIEEALAFSLPMKALCSEECKGLCSGCGQNLNIKECNCEVDDIDPRLEKLKEFFSKNEEV from the coding sequence ATGAATATCAATATTTCAAATCTTATTTGCGATAAGACTAAAACTATAGATATCAATTTTGATTATGAACTGAATAATTCAGAGCTTCTACAGGATTTAGGTATTTTAAAGGCAAGCCCTATAAAGTTTTTAGGAAAAGTTTATAGGGATGATGAAAACATATTTATAGATGCTGTATTTTCTGGAGAAGCAGTTTTTAGATGTACTAGATGCTTGGAAGAATTCAAAAAAAATATTTCAGGGAATATAGATTTTGAAATTCCTTTGGTAGAAAAGGATGAGGAAGATTCCTATATCCAGGGTGATTGCTTAAATCTATCAATCATCATAGAAGAAGCTTTGGCTTTTTCTTTACCTATGAAGGCTCTCTGTAGTGAAGAGTGTAAAGGTTTATGCTCCGGTTGTGGGCAAAATCTTAACATAAAAGAATGCAACTGCGAAGTAGACGATATTGACCCCAGATTGGAAAAACTTAAAGAGTTTTTTAGTAAAAATGAGGAGGTGTAG
- the rsmD gene encoding 16S rRNA (guanine(966)-N(2))-methyltransferase RsmD, which yields MKGAYNLRVISGEARGIRLKAQKGMDTRPTSDKVKESVFNILAPYIEDSKVLDLFSGTGNLGIESISRGASKAYLIEKNRKCFDVIKDNVMKTKFDDKIEILIKDASSALKIFGKIGEKFDIIFMDPPYLKGFIIPCLEEINNLHLLSIDGLIVIEHDIKDIIPENIGYLVKFKEKKYGATMISFYHKED from the coding sequence TTGAAAGGAGCGTATAATTTGAGGGTAATAAGTGGAGAAGCAAGGGGCATAAGACTAAAGGCTCAAAAAGGTATGGACACTAGACCAACTAGTGATAAAGTAAAGGAGTCTGTTTTCAATATACTAGCTCCATACATAGAAGATTCAAAGGTGCTGGATTTATTTTCGGGAACCGGTAATTTAGGGATAGAATCAATTAGTAGAGGGGCATCAAAGGCTTACTTGATTGAAAAAAATAGAAAATGCTTTGATGTTATTAAAGACAATGTGATGAAAACAAAGTTTGATGATAAAATAGAGATTTTGATAAAAGATGCATCTTCTGCTTTAAAAATATTTGGCAAAATTGGAGAAAAATTTGATATAATTTTTATGGACCCACCATATTTAAAAGGCTTTATTATTCCTTGTCTAGAAGAAATAAATAATTTGCATTTATTAAGTATAGATGGTTTAATAGTAATTGAACACGATATTAAGGATATAATACCAGAAAATATAGGATATCTAGTAAAATTCAAAGAAAAAAAATATGGTGCTACTATGATTTCTTTTTACCATAAGGAGGACTAA
- a CDS encoding alpha/beta-type small acid-soluble spore protein, producing the protein MANKKVVPEARQALNQMKYEIAGELGLTNYQTADKGNLTARQNGYVGGYMTKRLVEMAERQMSGK; encoded by the coding sequence ATGGCTAACAAAAAAGTAGTTCCTGAAGCAAGACAAGCGCTTAATCAAATGAAGTATGAAATCGCTGGTGAGCTTGGACTTACAAACTACCAAACAGCTGATAAGGGAAACTTAACAGCTAGACAAAATGGCTATGTTGGTGGTTATATGACTAAGAGATTAGTAGAAATGGCAGAAAGACAAATGTCAGGTAAATAA
- the coaD gene encoding pantetheine-phosphate adenylyltransferase: MNKAIYPGSFDPVTNGHLDIIRRSAKVFDKVVVGVLNNPNKKPMFNLEERVELIKHATSDLDNVEIDCFSGLLIDYIEDKNIDVIIKGLRAVSDFEYEFQMALMNKKLCKDVETLFMTTSSNFSYLSSSLVKEVFKFGGSIEGLVPDIVIEKMKKKL, from the coding sequence ATGAATAAAGCAATTTATCCAGGAAGTTTTGATCCCGTAACAAATGGTCATTTAGATATTATAAGAAGATCTGCAAAGGTATTTGATAAAGTGGTTGTAGGTGTATTAAATAATCCAAATAAAAAACCTATGTTTAATCTTGAAGAAAGAGTAGAGCTTATAAAGCATGCTACTTCAGACTTAGACAATGTGGAGATAGATTGTTTTTCAGGATTGTTAATAGATTATATAGAAGATAAGAATATCGATGTTATAATAAAGGGACTAAGAGCAGTTTCAGATTTTGAATATGAGTTCCAAATGGCCTTAATGAATAAAAAGTTATGCAAAGATGTTGAGACTTTGTTTATGACTACTAGTAGCAATTTTTCATATCTCAGTTCAAGTCTAGTAAAAGAAGTTTTTAAATTTGGAGGTTCTATTGAGGGTCTAGTACCGGATATTGTAATTGAAAAAATGAAGAAAAAGCTGTAA
- the fapR gene encoding transcription factor FapR, with amino-acid sequence MSSKRISKNERQERLKKEIEDNPFITDEELCELFNVSIQTIRLDRLYLNIPELRERVRNVAKLNYKKVRTIGEAEIVGELIDLELNKRGISILQTDATMVFKKTKIVRGHYIFAMAESLAMAVIDTDVALTGVANIKYRVPVLSGQKLIAKAEVTRIRANNYFVHVKIMVKDEQVFRGKFILVAI; translated from the coding sequence ATGTCTTCAAAGAGAATAAGTAAAAATGAAAGACAGGAAAGGCTAAAGAAAGAAATCGAAGATAATCCCTTTATAACCGATGAAGAATTGTGTGAGCTTTTTAATGTTAGCATACAGACAATTAGACTTGATAGATTATATCTGAATATACCTGAGCTTAGGGAAAGGGTAAGAAATGTTGCTAAATTAAACTATAAGAAGGTCAGAACTATAGGTGAAGCGGAAATAGTTGGAGAGCTCATTGACCTAGAATTGAATAAAAGGGGAATTTCTATTTTACAGACCGATGCCACAATGGTATTTAAGAAAACAAAGATTGTTAGAGGACACTACATATTTGCTATGGCTGAATCCTTGGCTATGGCAGTAATTGATACGGATGTAGCCTTAACGGGTGTTGCTAATATAAAGTATAGAGTGCCTGTATTATCTGGACAGAAGCTTATAGCTAAGGCTGAAGTAACAAGAATAAGGGCTAATAATTATTTCGTTCATGTAAAGATAATGGTTAAGGATGAACAAGTTTTTAGAGGAAAGTTCATTTTAGTAGCTATATAG
- a CDS encoding ATPase, with protein MNVLSLIDTLEDLIESGSSIPFSGKVLLDKDEITELIKEIRIQLPDEVKQAQWIKEERNKILVDAQKEADRLVNNAKERIQELADKDEIVKIAQEKAEDIILDSEQNAKNMKMASIQYTDDLLEKLEKSTIEILNTLKINREELKNMKI; from the coding sequence ATGAATGTACTAAGTCTTATCGATACGCTTGAGGATTTAATTGAGAGTGGTTCCTCTATACCGTTTTCTGGAAAGGTTTTACTTGATAAGGATGAAATAACGGAGTTGATTAAAGAAATAAGAATACAACTTCCAGATGAAGTAAAACAAGCTCAATGGATAAAAGAGGAGAGGAATAAGATATTGGTTGATGCACAGAAAGAAGCCGATAGATTAGTTAATAATGCTAAAGAACGAATACAAGAATTGGCTGATAAAGATGAAATAGTTAAAATAGCACAGGAAAAAGCCGAAGACATTATCTTAGATTCTGAGCAAAATGCGAAAAATATGAAAATGGCATCAATTCAGTATACAGATGATCTTTTAGAAAAACTAGAAAAAAGCACAATAGAAATACTGAATACATTGAAAATTAATAGAGAAGAACTGAAAAATATGAAGATTTAA
- a CDS encoding ketoacyl-ACP synthase III: MKNSLRNVGILGTGSCLPEKVITNHDLEKIVDTSHDWIVARTGIHNRRIVDDETATSDIATQAALKAMEAAGVTSEEIDLIIVATVTPDMAFPSTACIIQNNIGAKNVPAFDLSAGCSGFLYGLAVARQFISTGVYDKILVIGADTLSKITDWSDRNTCVLFGDGAGAAILGSIKEDSGILSTHLGAKGEGGKFLTKPAGGSRMPASVATVEDNLHYIKMDGSEVFKFAVRAMGDAAKKALELCDLNIDDIDYLVPHQANTRIISASAKRLKLPMDKVYVNLDKYGNMSAASIPVALDEAVRNGKIKKGDNVVLVGFGAGLTWGSCVIKW; encoded by the coding sequence TTGAAGAATAGTTTAAGGAATGTTGGAATACTGGGGACAGGAAGTTGTCTTCCAGAAAAGGTTATAACAAATCATGATCTCGAAAAAATTGTTGATACTTCCCATGATTGGATTGTGGCGCGTACAGGAATTCATAATAGAAGAATAGTTGATGATGAGACTGCGACTTCAGATATTGCTACTCAAGCGGCTTTGAAGGCAATGGAGGCGGCAGGAGTTACCTCTGAAGAAATCGATTTGATTATTGTAGCTACGGTTACTCCCGATATGGCATTTCCATCAACAGCTTGTATAATCCAAAATAATATTGGAGCAAAAAATGTTCCTGCCTTTGACCTCAGTGCAGGTTGTTCGGGTTTCTTGTATGGTTTAGCTGTTGCTAGACAATTTATTTCTACAGGAGTATATGATAAAATTCTTGTTATTGGAGCAGACACTCTATCAAAAATCACCGATTGGAGTGACAGAAATACTTGTGTTCTATTTGGTGATGGAGCAGGGGCTGCGATTCTAGGTTCTATTAAAGAAGATAGCGGCATTCTTTCTACCCATTTAGGAGCAAAGGGAGAAGGTGGGAAATTCTTAACAAAGCCTGCAGGTGGGTCGAGGATGCCCGCATCTGTAGCGACAGTTGAGGATAATCTACACTATATAAAGATGGATGGAAGCGAAGTGTTTAAGTTTGCAGTTAGGGCTATGGGAGATGCGGCAAAAAAAGCCCTTGAGTTATGTGATTTGAATATTGATGACATAGATTATTTAGTGCCCCATCAAGCTAATACTAGAATTATTTCTGCGTCAGCGAAACGTTTAAAGCTGCCAATGGATAAAGTATATGTCAATCTAGACAAATATGGAAATATGTCAGCGGCTTCTATCCCAGTAGCATTAGATGAAGCGGTGAGAAATGGTAAAATTAAAAAAGGTGATAATGTTGTTCTAGTTGGATTCGGAGCAGGTCTTACTTGGGGCTCATGTGTAATAAAATGGTAA
- a CDS encoding acetate kinase — protein MNVLVINCGSSSLKYQLIDMNNENVMAIGLAERIGIKGSVVKHEVPNMDKVVIEKPMEDHRAALQIVLDALVDENHGAIKDLKEINAVGHRVVHGGENFSGSVIIDDKVIKALEDCIELAPLHNPPNLIGIRACEELMPGVPMVGVFDTAFHQTMPSSAYIYPLPYELYEKYGIRKYGFHGTSHRFVSARAAQVLGKDINELKIVTCHLGNGASLAAVENGKSVDTSMGFTPLEGLVMGTRCGDLDPAIVTFIMEKEGLDINGMNNLLNKKSGVLGISGVSSDFRDIEGAAADGNERAQLALDKFNSRVKKYIAGYAAVMGGVDAVVFTAGLGENSASNRLEICSGLEFMGINIDEEKNNVRGKDAIVSADDSKVKVLVVPTNEELMIAKDTVELLK, from the coding sequence ATGAATGTATTAGTTATCAACTGTGGTAGTTCTTCATTAAAATATCAATTAATTGATATGAACAATGAGAATGTAATGGCGATAGGTTTAGCTGAAAGAATAGGCATTAAAGGCTCTGTGGTAAAGCATGAGGTTCCAAATATGGACAAGGTAGTAATAGAGAAGCCAATGGAAGATCATAGAGCAGCACTTCAAATCGTTTTAGATGCACTAGTTGACGAAAATCATGGTGCTATTAAGGATCTTAAAGAAATTAATGCTGTTGGTCATAGGGTTGTTCATGGCGGTGAAAATTTCAGTGGTTCTGTAATTATTGATGACAAAGTAATAAAGGCACTAGAAGATTGTATTGAATTAGCACCATTACATAATCCACCAAACTTAATTGGGATTAGAGCATGTGAAGAATTAATGCCTGGAGTACCAATGGTAGGAGTTTTTGATACTGCATTCCATCAAACAATGCCAAGCTCAGCATACATATATCCATTACCATATGAGTTATATGAGAAATATGGCATTAGAAAATATGGTTTCCACGGTACAAGTCATAGATTTGTTTCTGCAAGGGCAGCACAGGTATTAGGTAAGGATATAAATGAATTAAAGATAGTTACTTGTCACCTAGGTAATGGTGCGAGTTTAGCAGCTGTAGAAAATGGAAAATCCGTAGATACAAGTATGGGCTTTACACCACTTGAAGGTCTAGTTATGGGTACTAGATGTGGTGATCTTGACCCAGCTATAGTGACTTTTATCATGGAAAAAGAAGGTTTAGATATTAATGGAATGAACAACCTTTTAAATAAGAAGTCAGGGGTACTTGGTATATCAGGTGTTAGTAGTGACTTTAGAGATATTGAGGGAGCTGCTGCAGATGGAAATGAAAGGGCACAGCTTGCATTAGATAAATTTAATTCAAGAGTTAAAAAGTATATTGCTGGATATGCTGCAGTTATGGGTGGAGTAGATGCAGTGGTATTTACTGCTGGTCTTGGTGAAAATTCAGCTTCAAATAGATTAGAAATTTGTTCTGGTCTTGAGTTTATGGGGATCAATATAGACGAAGAAAAAAATAATGTAAGAGGTAAGGATGCTATAGTAAGTGCTGATGATTCAAAGGTTAAGGTTCTAGTTGTTCCAACTAATGAAGAATTAATGATAGCAAAGGATACTGTAGAACTTCTTAAATAA
- the rpmF gene encoding 50S ribosomal protein L32 codes for MAVPKRKTSKARRDKRRASNIKMTAPNFVNCPQCHEPKMPHRVCDSCGYYGDKEVVKVD; via the coding sequence ATGGCAGTACCTAAGCGTAAAACTTCTAAGGCAAGAAGAGATAAGAGAAGAGCTTCTAATATAAAGATGACAGCTCCAAATTTTGTAAATTGTCCTCAGTGTCACGAACCAAAGATGCCTCATAGAGTGTGTGATTCATGTGGTTACTATGGCGACAAGGAAGTTGTTAAAGTAGACTAA
- a CDS encoding sporulation integral membrane protein YlbJ, translating to MINFFIILSIAFTLVFLKIKYVDLFKKIKSFTFVFIVIIMVFYIVIYPSEIIEATRNGILLWANIVLPSLLPFFIGAELLVGLGVVKFIGVLIEPFIRPIFNVPGEASFIFAMSITSGYPMGIKLTSNLRKSNVLTKLEAQRILSFCSTSGPLFMIGSVAVGMFHNPDVGPYIVLAHYLGALTVGIIFRFIYYNESPNFKNNFHKNNIFKKALDEMSKKRESDGRKIGKLLSDSVKESLSTLVVVGGMIVTFSVITKELYLIGFFDYVISTVNFIFQNNFSIPREMIEAILTGSIEITMGCKITSEALSIPPILQITLATMIISWSGLSIHAQSASILNDTDINLNSYILSKFFHSIISGVYVYIMLTISNFNLKSTQREVFFEGIRNVYNFTWIDKFIFSSYMFFIIFITLIIIGLFIGLFNQNRS from the coding sequence TTGATCAATTTCTTTATTATTTTATCCATAGCTTTTACCCTTGTTTTTTTGAAGATCAAATATGTAGACCTTTTCAAAAAAATCAAGTCATTCACATTTGTTTTTATTGTTATTATAATGGTTTTTTATATAGTAATATATCCAAGCGAAATAATAGAAGCCACCCGTAACGGTATTCTTTTATGGGCTAATATAGTTTTGCCCTCACTACTGCCCTTTTTTATTGGAGCTGAGCTTCTAGTTGGTCTGGGGGTCGTAAAATTTATCGGGGTTTTAATAGAGCCCTTTATTAGGCCCATATTTAATGTTCCCGGCGAAGCTTCATTTATTTTTGCTATGAGCATCACCTCTGGATATCCTATGGGGATTAAATTAACCTCTAATCTACGAAAAAGTAATGTACTTACTAAACTTGAGGCCCAAAGAATTCTTTCATTTTGCAGCACATCTGGCCCCTTATTTATGATTGGATCGGTGGCTGTAGGAATGTTTCACAACCCAGATGTTGGTCCATATATAGTTTTAGCCCATTATTTGGGAGCATTAACCGTCGGTATCATCTTCAGATTTATTTATTATAATGAAAGCCCTAACTTCAAAAATAATTTTCACAAAAACAACATTTTTAAAAAAGCTTTGGATGAAATGTCAAAAAAAAGGGAAAGTGACGGAAGAAAAATAGGAAAGCTACTTAGTGACTCCGTTAAAGAATCTTTATCTACATTAGTTGTAGTAGGAGGAATGATTGTTACATTTTCGGTTATAACAAAGGAACTATATCTAATTGGTTTTTTTGATTATGTCATATCCACAGTCAACTTCATTTTTCAAAATAATTTTAGTATTCCTAGGGAAATGATAGAAGCTATATTGACTGGAAGTATAGAAATTACAATGGGCTGTAAGATAACCTCAGAGGCTCTATCAATACCTCCCATACTCCAAATCACATTAGCTACAATGATTATTTCCTGGAGTGGATTATCTATTCATGCACAATCAGCTAGTATACTTAATGATACAGATATAAATTTAAATTCTTATATTCTGTCAAAATTCTTCCATTCAATCATTTCCGGAGTTTATGTTTATATTATGCTAACAATAAGTAATTTTAATTTAAAATCAACTCAAAGAGAAGTTTTCTTTGAAGGCATAAGAAATGTCTATAATTTCACATGGATAGATAAATTTATTTTTTCAAGTTATATGTTTTTTATAATCTTTATAACCCTAATAATTATAGGGCTATTTATAGGACTATTCAATCAGAACCGTTCATAA